From one Panulirus ornatus isolate Po-2019 chromosome 11, ASM3632096v1, whole genome shotgun sequence genomic stretch:
- the wfs1 gene encoding wolframin isoform X2 has translation MEAKETEADDCQQNHKHPESHTNLEERYGGERFTEEHIVSASVLYCQGRVPPLHHFLTLISPMTPRSRLLQALHWPQRLLEEICENCVHFLGITLTNYVGRILRMLTPVTVGIIVCLLAGFLSFFQAEHVAIILPVIMSFVSLIVMLVSSVHLILNRKRFNCFHTWTVVFSHFCPELDVVQAEGRFKARSWKPYAAMSLAVFLYLSTVPLTSPRLMLIFLPVMWISAISTFLLVPEKLTKWQFFSILLYISAITPSIYGNIGHWLVSVTTGTGLEHILAENHIDVWWRIRLHLGIGPLLHLLWFGLQLSVLVSSGPSYLPSHLVSVVWYHLAVVASHKVATPIDILYPIAGWSLMVLLPTVSSFVLLVGPAFVCACLGLHIGMDYQSLVLIFFCSMCLMWIMKNWWPNLIFVCKLIVVMGMLLTFFQPSSFVKSPASRHSSLQWDNFKNVCLPSKDSRAITVHGCLPLQGTVVKWQGSVVQVNIISVYNLPQMLMSVLPVALERPLRCYLGQKLSPCPKSKVVTTQNERCKLLHNVLGSDMCTLETWNEYTFDIKIAMSSSYWKFGSEGSQVILTADSTFQDFMLGVDIGDQVEFVGALFEGIGSHEPKLHISSIKCINCKSKLNPVHKGDYQFKTDIKAVPPYIFNFFLGPTLTI, from the coding sequence AACCACAAGCACCCAGAGAGCCATACCAACCTGGAGGAACGCTATGGTGGGGAGAGATTTACCGAGGAACACATAGTTTCAGCATCAGTCCTTTACTGTCAGGGTCGTGTTCCTCCCCTCCATCATTTTCTGACTCTCATCTCACCCATGACACCTAGATCACGCCTCCTCCAGGCATTGCATTGGCCTCAAAGGCTACTAGAGGAGATTTgtgagaattgtgtgcatttTCTTGGTATTACTCTAACCAATTATGTAGGTAGAATTTTAAGGATGTTAACTCCAGTTACTGTTGGAATTATTGTATGCTTATTAGCtggttttttgtcattttttcagGCAGAACATGTAGCAATTATTCTTCCAGTCATTATGTCTTTTGTATCTCTCATAGTGATGTTAGTGTCATCAGTCCACTTGATACTCAACAGAAAGCGTTTTAACTGTTTTCACACATGGACGGTTGTGTTTTCTCATTTCTGTCCAGAATTAGATGTAGTACAGGCAGAGGGTCGGTTTAAAGCCAGATCCTGGAAGCCATATGCTGCTATGTCATTAGCTGTATTTCTTTATCTCAGTACAGTTCCATTAACTTCACCCAGACTAATGTTAATATTTTTACCTGTCATGTGGATTTCTGCTATTTCAACATTTTTGTTGGTCCCAGAAAAACTGACAAAGTGGCAGTTTTTTTCTATATTACTCTACATATCAGCTATAACTCCAAGCATTTATGGAAACATTGGCCATTGGCTGGTCTCTGTTACTACAGGAACAGGTCTAGAACACATCCTTGCTGAAAACCACATTGATGTCTGGTGGAGGATAAGGCTGCACTTAGGAATAGGACCATTACTCCATTTGTTGTGGTTTGGTCTTCAGCTGAGTGTTTTGGTGTCCAGTGGGCCTTCTTATCTCCCATCACACTTGGTCAGTGTTGTATGGTATCATTTGGCTGTTGTTGCATCCCATAAGGTGGCTACACCAATTGACATACTGTATCCTATTGCTGGGTGGTCCTTAATGGTCTTGTTGCCCACTGTGAGTTCCTTTGTGCTGCTGGTAGGGCCAGCCTTCGTCTGTGCATGTCTTGGCTTACACATTGGAATGGATTATCAATCATTGGTGCTTATATTTTTCTGTAGCATGTGTCTAATGTGGATTATGAAGAATTGGTGGCCAAACCTTATTTTCGTCTGTAAGTTAATTGTAGTAATGGGGATGCTACTAACATTCTTTCAACCCAGCTCTTTTGTAAAGTCACCAGCATCACGACACTCTAGTCTCCAGTGGGATAATTTCAAGAATGTTTGTTTGCCATCAAAAGATTCAAGAGCTATTACTGTGCATGGTTGTTTGCCTCTTCAGGGAACAGTTGTGAAGTGGCAGGGGTCTGTTGTACAAGTGAATATTATCAGTGTTTACAACTTACCTCAGATGCTTATGTCTGTATTACCAGTAGCATTAGAAAGGCCCCTGAGGTGTTACTTAGGTCAGAAATTATCCCCATGTCCAAAAAGCAAGGTTGTGACAACCCAGAATGAGCGCTGTAAGCTGTTGCACAATGTATTGGGATCTGACATGTGTACACTGGAAACTTGGAATGAGTATACCTTTGATATTAAGATTGCAATGAGTTCTTCATATTGGAAATTTGGTAGTGAAGGCTCTCAAGTCATCCTAACAGCTGATAGTACATTTCAGGATTTTATGTTAGGAGTAGACATAGGTGATCAAGTTGAATTTGTTGGTGCTTTGTTTGAAGGCATTGGCTCACATGAACCAAAACTGCATATATCCTCAATCAAGTGCATTAATTGCAAATCAAAACTGAATCCAGTGCACAAAGGAGATTATCAGTTCAAAACAGATATTAAGGCTGTTCCGCCATATATATTTAATTTCTTCCTGGGACCAACTCTAACCATATGA